The Nycticebus coucang isolate mNycCou1 chromosome 8, mNycCou1.pri, whole genome shotgun sequence genome has a window encoding:
- the LOC128591520 gene encoding 60S ribosomal protein L34-like → MVQRLTYRRRLSYNIASNKTRLSRTPGNRIVYLYTKKVGKTPKSACGVCPGRLRGVRAVRPKVLMRLSKTKKHVSRAYGGSMCAKFVRDRIKRAFLIEEQKIVVKVLKAQAQSQKAK, encoded by the coding sequence ATGGTGCAGCGGTTGACATACCGTCGTAGGCTTTCCTACAATATAGCCTCTAACAAAACCAGGCTGTCCCGCACCCCTGGTAACAGAATTGTTTACCTTTATACCAAGAAGGTTGGGAAAACACCAAAATCTGCATGTGGCGTGTGCCCAGGCAGACTTCGAGGGGTTCGCGCTGTGAGACCTAAAGTTCTTATGAggttgtctaaaacaaaaaaacatgtcagCAGGGCCTATGGTGGTTCCATGTGTGCTAAATTTGTTCGTGACAGGATCAAGCGTGCTTTCCTTATTGAGGAGCAGAAAATCGTTGTGAAAGTGTTGAAGGCACAAGCACAGAGTCAgaaagctaaataa